Proteins found in one Amphiprion ocellaris isolate individual 3 ecotype Okinawa chromosome 22, ASM2253959v1, whole genome shotgun sequence genomic segment:
- the LOC111584874 gene encoding transmembrane protein 236: protein MGSGRTLKFALCEVLQFAGLCVPLFIVMQRFAIIVAKVKTSAQPPGDGSTAYWLIVASSIAYVTSTALLVWVPLKYMVFMKKKFLIGRKKWRPVALVYVILSTLPCFAFLIASSEVQINNNMKHDTFTELPVSLVLFSLICIDVVERIRHCRLTGQANDMERDAEIPSTVLTHVEQVTPVAPITPAVPGPAVPGPGVPTPIQPGANQLNDRNQNGAGARPETNGTVPGLPGNTGRPFSISGLSSRSASTTAYRLSPYAYTGPLRFLCASDARADVFVDSFMFWMDTVEMVRVAGHPLVYYSGWVFPIYIFSYLSCLRVVVMPHSPLLSSLGVALQDLPFFFVRVGLIAFFGFVTPILYLMKNLLVCLAFVYFNFMTKLRVFNTERMFF from the exons ATGGGCTCGGGGAGGACGCTGAAGTTCGCCCTGTGCGAAGTGCTGCAGTTTGCAGGCCTGTGCGTGCCCCTCTTCATCGTCATGCAGAGGTTTGCCATCATCGTGGCAAAGGTCAAAACGTCAGCGCAGCCGCCTGGCGACGGCAGCACAGCCTACTGGTTGATAGTGGCCTCCTCCATCGCTTACGTCACCTCCACCGCCCTGCTGGTCTGGGTTCCCCTGAAATATATGGTCTTCATGAAGAAGAAGTTTCTCATTGGGAGGAAGAAGTG GAGGCCGGTGGCCCTCGTATATGTGATCCTATCCACATTACCCTGCTTTGCCTTTCTCATCGCCAGCTCTGAG gttcaaataaataacaacatGAAACATGATACGTTCACGGAGCTCCCTGTATCACTAGTCCTCTTCTCGCTCATCTGCATTGACGTTGTGGAGAGGATACGCCACTGCAGACTGACCGGCCAGG CTAACGATATGGAACGAGATGCTGAAATCCCCTCCACTGTCCTCACACATGTGGAGCAGGTAACACCAGTAGCTCCTATCACTCCAGCTGTGCCGGGGCCAGCTGTGCCCGGGCCAGGTGTGCCCACTCCTATACAACCTGGAGCGAACCAGCTCAATGACAGGAACCAGAACGGAGCCGGAGCTCGACCGGAGACCAACGGGACGGTCCCAGGGCTTCCAGGCAACACCGGGAGGCCGTTCAGCATCTCTGGACTGAGCTCAAGATCGGCGAGCACCACAGCGTACCGCTTATCTCCCTACGCCTACACAGGGCCTCTGAGGTTCCTGTGTGCCAGCGACGCCCGAGCCGACGTATTTGTGGACAGCTTTATGTTCTGGATGGACACGGTGGAGATGGTGAGAGTGGCAGGACATCCTCTGGTCTACTACTCAGGCTGGGTATTCCCCATCTATATCTTCAGCTACCTGTCCTGCCTGCGGGTGGTGGTCATGCCCCACAGCCCCCTGCTGTCCTCACTCGGAGTGGCCTTGCAGGATTTACCCTTCTTCTTTGTGCGAGTCGGCCTCATCGCTTTCTTCGGCTTTGTCACGCCCATCCTGTATCTGATGAAGAACCTGTTGGTCTGTCTGGCCTTTGTCTATTTTAACTTTATGACCAAGCTGAGGGTCTTCAACACAGAGAGGATGTTCTTTTGA